The following proteins are co-located in the Tiliqua scincoides isolate rTilSci1 chromosome 8, rTilSci1.hap2, whole genome shotgun sequence genome:
- the LOC136658611 gene encoding gonadotropin-releasing hormone II receptor-like — MRAPEANGSAAGAPAPWESAWAWGGAVPANGSRAEGAPVLPTFSAAAQARVALTLVLSLVAGGGNAAVLWAGTRSRRARRSQARVLLLHLAGADLLVALLVMPLDAAWNITLQWRAGDVACRLLMFLKLLAMYASAFVTAVISLDRQAAILQPLAIARAGRRNQVLLQAAWLLSAGLSAPQLFLFHTVTVGSPQSFTQCSTQGSFAQPWHETAYNMFTFLGLFLLPLLVMVACYSRILWEISHSTGSSSSAPLRRSRNPIPQARLRMLCLSVVIVGSFVVCWTPYYLLGLWYWFWPAAMEGSVPSSLAHLLFVFGLVNACLDPITYGLFTLPLHRRLGCCCGAWRPRTQPQPLSLNTSSFPCSAASSIRVKRGVSQPDLPAETTSSPAVPLSSWPQDPGGSHCL, encoded by the exons ATGAGGGCCCCGGAGGCGAACGGCAGCGCGGCAGGAGCCCCGGCGCCCTGGGAGAGCGCCTGGGCCTGGGGAGGGGCCGTGCCGGCCAACGGCAGCCGGGCGGAGGGGGCCCCGGTGCTGCCGACCTTCTCCGCCGCGGCCCAGGCCCGCGTGGCGCTCACGCTGGTGCTGTCGCTGGTCGCCGGCGGCGGCAACGCGGCCGTGCTGTGGGCGGGCACTCGCAGCCGTCGGGCCAGGCGCTCGCAGGCGCgcgtgctgctgctgcacctggcggGCGCCGACCTGCTGGTCGCCCTGCTGGTGATGCCGCTGGACGCCGCCTGGAACATCACCCTGCAGTGGCGCGCCGGCGACGTGGCCTGCCGCCTGCTCATGTTCCTGAAGCTGCTGGCCATGTACGCCTCGGCCTTCGTCACGGCCGTCATCAGCCTGGACCGCCAGGCGGCCATCCTGCAGCCCCTGGCCATCGCCCGGGCCGGGCGCCGGAACCAGGTCCTGCTGCAGGCGGCCTGGCTGCTGAGCGCCGGTCTCTCCGCCCCGCAG ctcttcCTCTTCCACACGGTCACCGTGGGCTCCCCGCAGAGCTTCACGCAGTGCTCCACGCAGGGCTCCTTCGCCCAGCCCTGGCACGAGACGGCCTACAACATGTTCACCTTCCTGGGCCTCTTTCTGCTGCCCCTGCTCGTCATGGTGGCCTGCTACTCGCGCATCCTGTGGGAGATCTCCCACAGCACCGGCTCCTCCAGCAGCG CTCCTCTGCGCCGGTCACGGAACCCCATTCCCCAGGCTCGACTGCGCATGCTGTGCCTCAGTGTGGTGATTGTCGGCTCCTTTGTGGTCTGCTGGACTCCCTACTACTTGCTGGGCCTCTGGTACTGGTTCTGGCCAGCGGCCATGGAGGGATCTGTGCCCTCCTCACTGGCACACCTTCTCTTTGTTTTTGGCTTAGTCAACGCTTGCCTGGACCCCATCACTTATGGCCTGTTCACCCTGCCCCTGCACCGGCGCCTGGGGTGCTGCTGTGGAGCGTGGAGGCCAAGGACACAGCCTCAGCCCCTCTCCCTCAACACCAGCTCTTTTCCATGCTCAGCTGCCTCTTCCATTCGTGTCAAGCGGGGGGTGTCCCAGCCTGACCTTCCTGCAGAGACAACATCTTCCCCAGCCGTGCCCCTGAGCAGCTGGCCCCAGGACCCAGGTGGCAGCCACTGTCTGTGA